CTGCGAGAAGTTGAAGGCCAGCTGCGGGTTGCCGACGTTCATCATGATCTTCACCGGGCTGTAAGGCATCTCGCCGCGGTGGACTTCGCTGACTTCGGTCTCGAGCAGACCGTCGTAGATGAAGCCGGTGTCGCCCTCGGAACAGACCACCGTCACCAGCTGGCCGTCCTTGAGCTTGTCGGTGGCGTCGCCGCAACCGACCACCGCCGGGATGCCGAGCTCACGCGCGATGATCGCCGCGTGGCAGGTGCGGCCGCCGCGGTTGGTCACGATGGCGCTGGCGCGCTTCATGACCGGCTCCCAGTTCGGGTCGGTCATGTCGGTGACCAGCACGTCGCCGGGCTGCACACGTTCCATCTCGGCCACGCTGTCGACCAGGCGCACCGGGCCCGTGCCGATCTTCTGGCCGATCGCGCGGCCTTCGGCCAGCACGGTGCCGGAACCCTTGAGCTTGAAGCGCTGCTCGACCTGACCCTCGGCCTGGCTCTTCACCGTCTCGGGACGCGCCTGCAGGATGTAGAGCTGGCCGTCGTTGCCGTCCTTGCCCCACTCGATGTCCATCGGGCGGCCGTAATGCTGCTCGATGATCACGGCGTACCTGGCCAGCTGCACGACGTCCTCGTCGGTCAGCGAGTAGCGGTTGCGCTGCTCGACCTCGACGTCGACGGTCTTGACCAGCTTGCCGCTCGCCGCCTTTTCTTCAGGCGTCGAGAAGGTCATCTGGATCAGCTTGGAACCCAGGTTGCGGCGGATGAGCGCGAACTTGCCGCGCTGCAGCGCCGGCTTGTGGACGTAGAACTCGTCAGGGTTCACGGCGCCCTGCACCACCGTCTCGCCCAGGCCGTAGCTGGAGGTGATGAAGACGACGTCCTTGAAGCCGGACTCGGTGTCGATGGTGAACATGACGCCGGCGGCGCCGAGGTCGGAGCGCACCATGCGCTGCACGCCCGCGGACAGGGCCACCTCGCTGTGCGCGAAGCCCTTGTGCACGCGGTAGCTGATCGCGCGGTCGTTGTAGAGCGACGCGAAGACTTCCTTCATCTTGTGCAGCACGTCCTCGATGCCGACGACGTTCAGGAAGGTCTCCTGCTGGCCGGCGAAGGAGGCGTCGGGCAGGTCTTCCGCGGTCGCGGAGGAACGCACGGCGAAGGACGCGTCCGGGCTGTCGGCGGTCAGGGCGGCGAAGGAGGCGCGGATCGCCGCCTCCAGATCGGCCGGGAAAGGCTGCGCTTCCAGCCAGCCGCGGATCTCGGCACCGGCCACGGCCAGCGCGCGGACGTCATCGGTATTGAGGTCGGACAGGCGATTCTGGATGCGGGCATCCAGGCCTTCATGCTTGAGGAATTCGCGGAAGGCGTGAGCCGTGGTGGCGAAGCCGCCGGGCACGCGCACGCCGGTTTCGGCCAGCTGCGAGATCATTTCGCCGAGCGAGGCGTTCTTGCCGCCCACCGACTCGACGTCGGTCATCCTCAGTTTTTCGAAGGGTACGACCAGGGCGGTCGCCTCGAGGCGTGCATCAGACATGGGAAAACTCCGTGATGTTGAGAAACCGGGGCTCCCCGCGCACTCCCGAGCAGGCCGATCGCATCGGCGGCTTCGAGGGAGACAGGCATGACGCGGCGCACGACAGGTGTTGTCGATTCTTGTGGGCGGCGCGAAGCAGCGTTCATGCGGCGTTCAATGCGATGGGCAGGGGCAAGTTGCGGACGATTCTAGTGGGTCGCCGATCTATGATGTAAGCCCCCGTTCGGGGCTGGGCCGAGGCGGAACAACGGCCGAACTTCCCCCTTCGGCATGCGGCATGCCCGATCCGGCGAAGGCTCGCGCACCCCGCCCGGTCCGGTTCCGGCACGACTCAAAGGCCCTCCATGTCCCAGCACACCGTCTTCTTCGTCTCGGATGGCACCGGCATCACCGCCGAAACCTTCGGCAACTCCATCCTGGCGCAGTTCCCGGTGAAGGCCCGTCACGTGCGCCGCCCCTTCATCGACAGCGGCGAGAAGGCCCGCCAGCTGGTCCAGGAGATCAACGAGACCGGCGAACGCGAAGGCGTGCGCCCCATCGTGTTCGCGACGCTGGTGAACCGCGAGGTGCTCAACGTGGTGCGCCAGGAGTGTCAAGGCCTCGTGATGGACATGTTCGGCACCTTCATCGCGCCGCTGGAGGACGAGTTCCGGATCAAGTCCAGCCACCGCGTCGGCCGTTTCTCCGACGTCGCCAAGAGCCAGGAGTACCACGACCGGATCGAGGCGATCAACTTCTCGCTGGCGCACGACGACGGCCAGTCCGCGCGCAACCTCGACTCGGCGGACGTGATCCTCGTGGGGGTCAGTCGTTGCGGCAAGACGCCGACCTCGCTGTACCTGGCGATGCAGCACGGCATCAAGGCCGCCAACTACCCGCTGATCCCCGAGGACTTCGATCGCGGCCACCTGCCCTCGCTGCTGATCCCGCACAAGAAGAAATGCTTCGGGCTGACGATCGATCCGGAGCGCCTGGCGCAGGTCCGCAACGAGCGCCGCCCGGGCAGCAAGTACGCCGACCTCATGAACTGCCACTACGAGGTGCGCGAGGCCGAGACGATGATGAAGAAGGCCGGCATCAACTGGCTGTCGTCGACGCACAAGTCGATCGAGGAAATCGCGACCACCATCCTGCGCGACATCCGACCCGACCGCCTGATGTACTGAGCCCCTCCGCGACCGATGCCAGCAAGCGCGCTCGCCCTGGTCGTCGCGGCCGCGCTGATCCACGCGCTGTGGAACTTCGCGGCCAAGAAGGCGCAGGGCAACCATCACTTCTCCTGCATGACCGCGCTGGGCATCAGCCTGCTGTGGCTGCCCGCGGCGCTCATCGCCGGCTTCGACGAGCTGCCCGACTGGCGCTGGCAGGCCTGGACCGCGACGATCGCCAGCGCCGTCGTGCACCTGGCCTACTTCAACGCGCTGCTCGCCGGCTATCGCGCCGCGGACATGACGGTGGTCTATCCGGTCGCGCGCGGCAGTGGACCGCTGCTGTCGTCGCTGGTCGCGGTGGTGCTGCTGGGGGAGCACCTCGGCGTGGGCGGCGGGCTCGGTCTTGCGGGCGTGGTCGGCGGGATCCTGCTGATGGCGGCGGGACCGACCTTCTTCGCCAAGGGCGCGAACCGCGATCCCGAACTGCATCGCAAGCGCAAGCTGGGCATCGCCTGGGGCGCGCTGACCGGCGCCACGATCGCGACCTACAGCGTGATCGACGGCTATGCGGTGAAGGTGCTGGCCCTGTCGCCCATCCTCTACGAGTACTTCTGCAATGCGCTGCGCCTGCCCATGATCCTGCCGGCGGTGCTGCGCGACCGCACCGGGTTCGCGACCGCACTGCGCCGGCAGTGGAAACACGCGCTGGTCGTCATCGTCGGTGCGCCGACGGCCTACATCCTGGTGCTGTACGCGATGAAGCTGGCGCCGCTCTCGCGCGTCGCGCCGGCGCGGGAACTGTCGATGCTGTTCGCCGCGCTGATCGGCGGTCAGTTGCTCGGTGAAGGCGAGCGCGGATGGCGCATCGCGGGCGCGGTGTTCATTGCGCTGGGGGTCGCGGCGCTTGCGATGGCGAAGTGATCCGCGGCTGACGCGCCGGACGCATCAAACACCTAGTCAGACCCACTCAGACCAGCCTGCGTCGCGTCGATTCGTAGAGGCAGATCGAGGCGGCGCTCGCCACGTTGAGCGACTCCTCGCCGCCCGGCTGAGGAATGCCGACACGCAACGCGCAGCGCTGCATCAGGGCCTCGGCAACGCCCTGCCCTTCGTGGCCCATGACCCAGGCGCAGGGATTCGGGAGATCGGCTTCGTGCAGCAGCGCATCGGCATGCGAGCTCGTCGCCAGCAGCGGGACCTTCAGCGCGTCGAGGTCCTCGACGCTGAGTCCTTCCACCAGATTCAAGCCGAAGTGCGCGCCCATGCCGGCGCGCAGCACCTTCGGCGACCACAGCGCCGCGGTGCCCTTCAGCGCCAGCACCTGCCGGAAGCCCAGCGCCCCTGCGCTGCGCAGGATCGTGCCGACATTGCCCGCATCCTGCAGGCGGTCCAGCACGACGGAATCGGCGTTCGCTTCGATGCGAGGCTGCGTCGGCAGCGCCAGCTCGAAGCCGATCTGCGCCGGCGACTCCAGACCGGACACGGTCTTGAACAGCTCCGGTGAAACGACCAGCACCTTGGGCGCGACGTCGGCCAGCGCATGCAGCGCTTCATCCGCCGCGGCCACGTCGGTGATCAGCGCCAGCGACGGCTTCACGCCGCGTTGCACCGCCGCGCGCACGAGGTGATCGCCTTCCAGCCAGACGCCGCCCAGCTTGCGATAGGCACCGCCGTCCTGCGCCAGTTTGCGCAGGCGCTG
This genomic stretch from Mitsuaria sp. 7 harbors:
- the ppsA gene encoding phosphoenolpyruvate synthase, with protein sequence MSDARLEATALVVPFEKLRMTDVESVGGKNASLGEMISQLAETGVRVPGGFATTAHAFREFLKHEGLDARIQNRLSDLNTDDVRALAVAGAEIRGWLEAQPFPADLEAAIRASFAALTADSPDASFAVRSSATAEDLPDASFAGQQETFLNVVGIEDVLHKMKEVFASLYNDRAISYRVHKGFAHSEVALSAGVQRMVRSDLGAAGVMFTIDTESGFKDVVFITSSYGLGETVVQGAVNPDEFYVHKPALQRGKFALIRRNLGSKLIQMTFSTPEEKAASGKLVKTVDVEVEQRNRYSLTDEDVVQLARYAVIIEQHYGRPMDIEWGKDGNDGQLYILQARPETVKSQAEGQVEQRFKLKGSGTVLAEGRAIGQKIGTGPVRLVDSVAEMERVQPGDVLVTDMTDPNWEPVMKRASAIVTNRGGRTCHAAIIARELGIPAVVGCGDATDKLKDGQLVTVVCSEGDTGFIYDGLLETEVSEVHRGEMPYSPVKIMMNVGNPQLAFNFSQMPNSGVGLARLEFIINNNIGVHPKAILDYPNIDNDLKKAVESVARGHASPRAFYVDKLAEGIATIAAAFWPQPVIVRLSDFKSNEYRKLIGGSRYEPDEENPMLGFRGASRYISGEFQDAFAMECEALKRVRNDMGLTNVEIMVPFVRTVKQAQKVVEMLAERGLKRAANGGQDGLRVIMMCEVPSNAILAEQFLEHFDGMSIGSNDLTQLTLGLDRDSGLELLSGDFDERDPAVKALISRAIAACRATGKYIGICGQGPSDHPDFAEWLAAEGIASLSLNPDSVIETWQRLAKR
- a CDS encoding pyruvate, water dikinase regulatory protein gives rise to the protein MSQHTVFFVSDGTGITAETFGNSILAQFPVKARHVRRPFIDSGEKARQLVQEINETGEREGVRPIVFATLVNREVLNVVRQECQGLVMDMFGTFIAPLEDEFRIKSSHRVGRFSDVAKSQEYHDRIEAINFSLAHDDGQSARNLDSADVILVGVSRCGKTPTSLYLAMQHGIKAANYPLIPEDFDRGHLPSLLIPHKKKCFGLTIDPERLAQVRNERRPGSKYADLMNCHYEVREAETMMKKAGINWLSSTHKSIEEIATTILRDIRPDRLMY
- a CDS encoding DMT family transporter — translated: MPASALALVVAAALIHALWNFAAKKAQGNHHFSCMTALGISLLWLPAALIAGFDELPDWRWQAWTATIASAVVHLAYFNALLAGYRAADMTVVYPVARGSGPLLSSLVAVVLLGEHLGVGGGLGLAGVVGGILLMAAGPTFFAKGANRDPELHRKRKLGIAWGALTGATIATYSVIDGYAVKVLALSPILYEYFCNALRLPMILPAVLRDRTGFATALRRQWKHALVVIVGAPTAYILVLYAMKLAPLSRVAPARELSMLFAALIGGQLLGEGERGWRIAGAVFIALGVAALAMAK
- a CDS encoding RNA methyltransferase → MSWLSITARDNANLQRLRKLAQDGGAYRKLGGVWLEGDHLVRAAVQRGVKPSLALITDVAAADEALHALADVAPKVLVVSPELFKTVSGLESPAQIGFELALPTQPRIEANADSVVLDRLQDAGNVGTILRSAGALGFRQVLALKGTAALWSPKVLRAGMGAHFGLNLVEGLSVEDLDALKVPLLATSSHADALLHEADLPNPCAWVMGHEGQGVAEALMQRCALRVGIPQPGGEESLNVASAASICLYESTRRRLV